Within the Thermosynechococcus sichuanensis E542 genome, the region TAGAACCTTACAGTTGCTGGTAGGGCATGATCAGCTCTCTAAAACTTAGGAGCGATCGCTCCAGCATCCTGTTAATTTGGCTTCATAAATAAGAAACCCATCCCCCATAAACGCTTAAGTAAGTAGGCAGTTTTACCTAATCACTGTTGGCGTTTACCAAGGGTAGGCTCAGCTTCCCATCAGCATTTGCTGCGGGAGAACTATATTAACGTGATAGCGGAATTCTTACGAAATATCAAGGTGATTGTTGCCTAGTTTCTCAGCTTTCTCATTTTTGAGCAGGGGTTCCAATCTGGCAAAAGAGCAGGAAATTGAGGCCTCAACTTGCAGAGAACATCAGTAAGGAATGTTAACTTTTGTAACACTGCTGCCAGCGGTTACTGCCATAGAAGTCTTGAGCGATCGCCCACAATCCAGAAACAGAGCGATAGCTGTCTTGATAGGATAAGAAAGGTGCAGGATAGTCTTTGCCAACAACTGAAAAAAGGAGGCCCGCCATGGCGACCGAGCGACGGGTGGCACGGGTAGCAGAATTGATTAAACGAGAAGTGAGCCAGTTATTAATGTATGAAATTCGCGATGAGCGCGTGGGGGCAGGCATGGTTAGCGTCACCGATGTGGAAGTTTCCGGTGATTTGCAGCACGCCAAGATTTTCGTCAGTATCTACAGTACCGATGAGGTACGGCGTTCAACAATGGCCGGATTGAAGGCGGCTTCAGGCTTTGTGCGACGGGAATTGGGGCAGCGCATTCGCCTGCGGCGGACACCTGAGGTCGTGTTTATTGAGGATCGATCCCTCGAGCGGGGCAGTCGCGTTCTTTCGCTGCTCAATCAAATTGGGCAACAGCAGGGTGCTTCAGAGGCGCCTGAGGCAGAGTCCTAAGCGCGGTTTTGTCTGGGGGCAACGGATGCAGTAAGGTGGTGTCTTGGCGATAGGGAAGAGCTTTTGCTGCGCTGGGGAGGTGCCACTAGGGTTTTCAGGATCACAAAGGCCGCAATGCCAATTAAGAAGTAACCAAAGCCCTGCTGAAGTCGCTTTGCAGAAACGCGGTGACTGAGATAACTCCCAAAAAGGGATCCACTAGCGGCTGCTAAAGTGAGCGTCAGGGTCAAGCGTGGATCCAAGCTAACCGTGCCCAGATAGCCCCAAACCGCAGCTACGGAATTAGCAGTAATAATCAGGAGTGAAGTCCCGATCGCCTGCCGCATTGGAATTTTCCCCAATAAAACAAGGGCAGGCACAATGGCAAAGCCGCCACCAACCCCCACCAACCCCGTGAGAATACCCACACCCAGACCTTCGGTGGGCAGCCAGAGCCAGCAGTACTTACATATCGGGGGGGCATAAAGCTGGCTTTCAAGGGAACTTTCTGGTGGGGTGAGTTCAGGAGAAGGGGGACGCTGTTGCCGCCGAATCATTAAAATAGCCGCTACCATCATGGCAACGGCAAAGAGCAAGAGTTGCACAGTGTCGGTTATCCAAGGCAAGGCTGCCAGTCGCGCCCCGAGGTAGGCACCAATCATCGTTGCCGAGCCAAAAATCAGTGCCAGACGCAAGTTGACATAGCCGCGCCGCCACTGGGGAATCACTGCCAGTAAGCTGACACTGCCGACAATCACAAGCGTCATCGGAATCGCGACCTTGGTTTCAATGCCCATGACATAGACTAGCACTGGCAGGGCAAGGACAGAGCCACCGCCCCCCAATAGACCCAGACTCAAGCCGATGGCGATCGCCAGACCATGCCCCAACCAGTAGCTCAGCATGGGTTATTTCCCCTGTGGGCGATTAAAGGGCAGCAGTGCCAACAGCCGCGCTAGGGCGCAGGTACCGGTCACACCGGCAAAGACCAAACCAGCACCCACAAAACCCGACAGGAAGAAGAATCCCGGATTGACGGTAAAGCCCAAGATCACGCCCGTGAGAATCAGGCTACCCGCCACAATTTGCACCTGCCGCATCAGGCTGATGGGCGCACTCACCGCACCTGTGATCGGATAGCCTCCCTGTTTCCAGCGTTGAATGCCCCCTTCAAGGTTTTTCAGGTTTTTGAAGCCCCGACT harbors:
- a CDS encoding sulfite exporter TauE/SafE family protein — protein: MLSYWLGHGLAIAIGLSLGLLGGGGSVLALPVLVYVMGIETKVAIPMTLVIVGSVSLLAVIPQWRRGYVNLRLALIFGSATMIGAYLGARLAALPWITDTVQLLLFAVAMMVAAILMIRRQQRPPSPELTPPESSLESQLYAPPICKYCWLWLPTEGLGVGILTGLVGVGGGFAIVPALVLLGKIPMRQAIGTSLLIITANSVAAVWGYLGTVSLDPRLTLTLTLAAASGSLFGSYLSHRVSAKRLQQGFGYFLIGIAAFVILKTLVAPPQRSKSSSLSPRHHLTASVAPRQNRA
- a CDS encoding rhodanese-like domain-containing protein, which codes for MTTTTTESPLISAAELHDALQRQQVLLIDVREPSEYNNAHIPGALLCPLANVKELEPPCSSDTPVVLYCESGRRSRMAYETLASRGFKNLKNLEGGIQRWKQGGYPITGAVSAPISLMRQVQIVAGSLILTGVILGFTVNPGFFFLSGFVGAGLVFAGVTGTCALARLLALLPFNRPQGK
- the rbfA gene encoding 30S ribosome-binding factor RbfA, giving the protein MATERRVARVAELIKREVSQLLMYEIRDERVGAGMVSVTDVEVSGDLQHAKIFVSIYSTDEVRRSTMAGLKAASGFVRRELGQRIRLRRTPEVVFIEDRSLERGSRVLSLLNQIGQQQGASEAPEAES